Part of the Streptomyces sp. NBC_00457 genome, CTCACCTCCCGCAACCTCTCCCTCTGCTTCGGACTGCCCCTCGTCGTCGAACAGGTCGGCGAGCGCTGGACCGCACAGGGCCTCCCGATGTCCTGAACTCCCGGACCCACAAGGTAAGAAGCGTGTGCCGACCTGATCTGCGCCCTGTCCGCGCGCGATCCCCGGTCCTACCATGACCTTGTGGAAATCGACCCGTGGGTGTGGTGGCTGATCGGCGCGGCAGTGCTCGGTGTCGGGCTTGTGATCACCACGATGCCCGAACTCGGCATGCTGGCGGTGGGCGCGATCGCGGCGGCGGTGGCCGCAGGCGCCTTCGGCGGTGACGCCGTCATCCAAGTCGTGGTCTTCGCCGTCGTATCGACCGCACTCATCGCCGTCGTACGGCCCATCGCGGCCCGACATCGAGCGCAGCGACCCCAACTCGCCACAGGCGTAGAAGCGTTGAAGGGCAAACAAGCCGTCGTACTGGAACGCGTCGACGGCTCGGGCGGCCGGATCAAGCTCGCCGGGGAGGTCTGGTCGGCACGCTCCCTCGACACCGGCCGCGCCTACGAAGTGGGCCAGGAAGTCGATGTCGTGGACATCGAGGGTGCCACGGCGATCGTCATGTGACCTCGTCAATCGGCGTATCCCGCAACTGAACCGAAGAACCCACGAGTTACGCGGCTGTCTGTCACACTCGACCAGCAAGATCTTCAACAACAAGATCTTCAACAGGCATAAGATCTCCCGAAGGTGCCGAGGCGGAGAAGGGTACGGGGAAGCAACGATGGAACCGGTCATCATCGTCCTGATCATTCTGGTGGTGTTGGTCTTCATCGCCCTGATCAAGACGATCCAAGTCATCCCACAGGCCAGCGCCGCCATCGTCGAGCGCTTCGGCCGCTACACGCGGACGCTGAACGCGGGCCTCAACATCGTCGTCCCGTTCATCGACACCATCCGCAACCGCATCGACCTGCGCGAACAGGTCGTCCCGTTCCCGCCGCAGCCGGTGATCACCCAGGACAACCTGGTCGTCAACATCGACACCGTCATCTATTACCAGGTGACCGACGCCCGGGCCGCCACCTACGAAGTCGCCAGCTACATCCAGGCGATCGAGCAGCTCACCGTCACCACACTCCGCAACATCATCGGCGGCATGGACCTCGAGCGGACCCTGACCTCCCGCGAGGAGATCAACGCGGCCCTGCGCGGCGTCCTCGACGAGGCCACGGGCAAGTGGGGCATCCGCGTCAACCGCGTGGAACTCAAGGCCATCGAGCCCCCGACCTCCATCCAGGACTCGATGGAGAAGCAGATGCGCGCCGACCGTGACAAGCGCGCCGCGATCCTCCAGGCCGAAGGTGTCCGGCAGTCCGAGATCCTCCGCGCCGAAGGTGAGAAGCAGTCGCAGATCCTGCGCGCCGAAGGTGAGGCCAAGGCCGCCGCCCTGCGCGCCGAGGGCGAGGCCCAGGCGATCCGCACGGTCTTCGAGTCCATCCACGCCGGCGACGCGGACCAGAAGCTCCTCGCCTACCAGTACCTCCAGATGCTCCCCAAGATCGCCGAGGGCGACGCCAACAAGCTCTGGATCGTCCCCAGCGAAATCGGCGACGCCCTCAAGGGCCTGAGCGGCGCCATGGGCAACTTCGGCCCAATGGGCGGAGGTTCAGGCAACGGAGGCGCCACAGGGGGCCAGGGCACGGAACGCCGAGAGAAGCCGACGCTGGACTGAGAACGGGCGGAACCCCCGCGCCCTGTTTTTAGGGGCGCGGGGAACTGCGCGAGCAACCACCCACGACCAGCAGTCGCCGAACTACCGCAATCAGGCAGCCGGCTGGGCGAGCCAATCCGGCAGAGCAGCAAAGTCGTCCTGCCCCAGAGCCAACAACATCGCATCCGCCGGCGTCGGCTCAAACGGCTCCCGAAGCAACGGCATCCCCGCCTCCGCCGGCGTCCGATTCGCCTTCCGGTGATTGTCCTCCGCACACGAGGCGACCGTGTTCAGCCACGTGTCCTGCCCACCCTGCGACCGCGGCACCACATGATCCACGGTCGTCGCCCGACGACCGCAGTACGCGCACCTGTGCCGGTCCCGCACCAGAACACCCCGCCGCGACCACGGAGCTTGTCTTCGGAACGGCACCCGCACATACCGGCACAACCTGATCACCCGGGGCGCCGGTATATCGACAGCGGCTCCGCGCATACGCAGTTCGGGGTGGGCCTGCTCGACGACGGCCTTGTCCTGCAGCACCAGCACGACGGCTCGGTTCAACGTCACCGTCGACAGCGGCTCAAAGCTCGCGTTGAGTACCAACGTGTCCCGCATACCAGCCCACCTCCCGTGTCGCACCCGCCCACCGCGTGGCGGGCTGGGATCAACTCTGGCCGGGCACGCCGAGATGGACAACGCAATATCTGCTGCTCCCACGGGGGGTGACCCCCGCGCCCCCGGCAACAAAAATGCCCGCCCCTGATCACTTCCAAGACCAGGGACGGGCAAACGTTCAATGAACGTCAGGCTTCGGCGGGCACCTCGTACTCACCGATGAGCTGGGCGCGCGCCAGCACGTGGAACCGCAGATTGAAGCCCACGAAGGCCGGGCTGGCGTCAGAATCCGGCCCCAGCTTCTCCTGGTCCACGGCGTACACCGTGAACACATAACGGTGCGGCCCGTCCCCGGGAGGCGGCGCGGCCCCGCCGAAGTCCTTGGTGCCGTAGTCGTTGCGCGCATGTACGGCACCCTCGGGCAGCCCCTCGAACTTGCCGCTGCCCGCGCCCTCCGGCAGCTCGGTCACCGAGACCGGGATGTCGAAGAGGACCCAGTGCCAGAACCCGCTGCCCGTAGGGGCGTCCGGGTCGTAGCACGTGACGGCGAAGCTCTTGGTCTCGGGCGGGAAGCCCTCCCACCGCAGCTGCGGCGACGTGTTGCCGGCCGCGTAGACCTGAGCGTCCTTGAGCGTCGCACCTTCCTGGACGTGCTCGCTCGTGACCGTGAACGACGGCACGGGCGGATGGAAGTCATGGGGGAGCGGCCGCCGCTTGAGCTCGGTCACCTCGGTACCTCCTGATCGGTTCCTACTCAGTGGTCCCGAGCCTAGAACCAGTTGCGCTTGCTGCCGACCTCGGACAGCCACTGGTTGAGGTACGCCACCCAGTCGGTGCCCTGGAAGTCGTGCAGGCCCACCTGGAAGGACCGGAAGGTGTCACTGCCCTCGCTGAACAGCCCCGGCTTCTTGTCCATTTCCAGGATGACGTCCATCGCGTTCGCATCCGCGACGAAGCTCAACTCGACCTGGTTCAGCCCCCGGTACTGCTGCGGCGGCACGAATTCGATCTCCTGGTAGAACGGCAGCTTCTGACGCGTACCCCGGATGTGACCGCGCTCCATGTCGGCGCTCTTGAAGCGGAAGCCCAGCTGGATGAACGCGTCGAGCAGCGCCTTCTGCGCCGGCAGCGGGTGCACGTTGATCGGGTCCAGGTCACCGGAGTCGACCGCGCGCGCGATCGCCAGCTCCGTGGTCACGCCGATGTTCATCCCGCGCAGCGCCTGACCGTCGATCATGGTGATCGGGGTCTCCCACGGGATCTCCAGCCCGAACGGCACCGCGTGCACGGCGTTGGCCTGCAGCTGGAAGGCCCCGCCGAGCGGCTGCTTGGTGAACTCGATGTTCTGCTTGTACTCCTGGTCGTCGTGGCCCTCGACCTCGACCTTGGCCTGCAGCCCGACCGACACCCCCTGGATCTCCTGATCGACGGACCCACCCTGGATCCGCACCTCACCCTGGACGACACCGCCCGGAACGACGTTGACCTCGGTCAGAACCGTCTCGACCGAAGCCCCGCCGGCCCCCAGACTCGCGAGCAGCTTCTTGAACGCCATGTCTCTTCCCTCTCGCGTGGATCCCTTGATCCCTACAAACGCACTACGGCCGTGGCCGGTTCCGCGCCTTCACCCTGGCGCCTTCACCCTGGCAAGGGGAAGGCATTCTGACCACCCCGCCGCACCCACCGGCCTGCACTACCCTCGGACGGCATGATCGCGACCCCCGACCGTACGCCCCTCCCCAGAGCCTTCTTCGACCGGCCCGTACTGGAGGTCGCCCCCGACCTCCTCGGCCGCATCCTGGTGCGTACGACCCCGGACGGTCCGATCTCCCTCCGCCTCACAGAGGTCGAGGCGTACGACGGCCCGAACGACCCCGGCTCCCACGCCTATCGCGGCCGCACGCCCCGCAACGACGTGATGTTCGGTCCGCCCGGCCATGTGTACGTCTACTTCACCTACGGCATGTGGCACTGCATGAACCTGGTGTGCGGTCCCGACGGCGAGGCAAGCGCCGTCCTGCTCCGCGCCGGCGAGATCGTCGAGGGCGCCGAACTGGCCCGCAAACGTCGACTATCGGCCCGAAGCGACAAGGAACTGGCCAAAGGCCCGGCCCGCCTCGCCACCGCGCTCGACGTGGACCGAGCCCTCGACGGCACGGACGCGTGCGCCTCCGGCGAGACACCCCTGAGAATCCTCGCCGGCACCGCCGTCCCCTCTGACCAGGTACGGAATGGTCCACGGACCGGCGTGGCCGGCGACGGCGGCAACGGAGACGTCCATCCCTGGCGCTACTGGATCGCCGACGACCCGACCGTGAGCCCGTACCGGGCTCACGTCCCCAGGCGTCGCCGAAGTTGACGTGCCCGTGGAAGGTGCGTAACGTATTCCGAGCCGCTGAACCGGGTACGGCGAAAGCCAGCAGCCGGAGCGGCCAACCCACTACTTGCGACTCCCTCCAGTGAGGGCGAATTCGGTGTGTCCGCATGCCTGAATTCAGAACTCACGGACTCGATTATGAGCTTCCCAGGGAATCGGCTAACGTAGTGAATGTCGAAAGGCCCCGCCGACCGGGAATCAGTCCCAAAAGGATCTGATAGAGTCGGAAACGCAAGACCGAAGGGAAGCGCCCGGAGGAAAGCCGCGAGAGAGAGTTTCTCGGGTGAGTACGAAGGAAGCGTCCGTTCCTTGAGAACTCAACAGCGTGCCAAAAATCAACGCCAGATATGTTGATACCCCGTCTCTCTCAATTCGAGAGGGCGTGGTTCCTTTGAAGAAATACACAGCGAGGACGTTGTGAACGGTCGGGCTTATTCCGCTCGGCGGTTCCGCTCTCGTGGTGTCGACCCGGATGACCGGGAATACATTCACGGAGAGTTTGATCCTGGCTCAGGACGAACGCTGGCGGCGTGCTTAACACATGCAAGTCGAACGATGAACCACTTCGGTGGGGATTAGTGGCGAACGGGTGAGTAACACGTGGGCAATCTGCCCTTCACTCTGGGACAAGCCCTGGAAACGGGGTCTAATACCGGATAGCACTTCCACGGGCATCTGTGGGGGTTGAAAGCTCCGGCGGTGAAGGATGGGCCCGCGGCCTATCAGCTTGTTGGTGAGGTAATGGCTCACCAAGGCGACGACGGGTAGCCGGCCTGAGAGGGCGACCGGCCACACTGGGACTGAGACACGGCCCAGACTCCTACGGGAGGCAGCAGTGGGGAATATTGCACAATGGGCGCAAGCCTGATGCAGCGACGCCGCGTGAGGGATGACGGCCTTCGGGTTGTAAACCTCTTTCAGCAGGGAAGAAGCGCAAGTGACGGTACCTGCAGAAGAAGCGCCGGCTAACTACGTGCCAGCAGCCGCGGTAATACGTAGGGCGCAAGCGTTGTCCGGAATTATTGGGCGTAAAGAGCTCGTAGGCGGCTTGTCACGTCGGGTGTGAAAGCCCGGGGCTTAACCCCGGGTCTGCATTCGATACGGGCTAGCTAGAGTGTGGTAGGGGAGATCGGAATTCCTGGTGTAGCGGTGAAATGCGCAGATATCAGGAGGAACACCGGTGGCGAAGGCGGATCTCTGGGCCATTACTGACGCTGAGGAGCGAAAGCGTGGGGAGCGAACAGGATTAGATACCCTGGTAGTCCACGCCGTAAACGGTGGGAACTAGGTGTTGGCGACATTCCACGTCGTCGGTGCCGCAGCTAACGCATTAAGTTCCCCGCCTGGGGAGTACGGCCGCAAGGCTAAAACTCAAAGGAATTGACGGGGGCCCGCACAAGCAGCGGAGCATGTGGCTTAATTCGACGCAACGCGAAGAACCTTACCAAGGCTTGACATCGCCCGGAAAGCATCAGAGATGGTGCCCCCCTTGTGGCCGGGTGACAGGTGGTGCATGGCTGTCGTCAGCTCGTGTCGTGAGATGTTGGGTTAAGTCCCGCAACGAGCGCAACCCTTGTCCTGTGTTGCCAGCATGCCCTTCGGGGTGATGGGGACTCACAGGAGACCGCCGGGGTCAACTCGGAGGAAGGTGGGGACGACGTCAAGTCATCATGCCCCTTATGTCTTGGGCTGCACACGTGCTACAATGGCCGGTACAATGAGCTGCGATGCCGTGAGGTGGAGCGAATCTCAAAAAGCCGGTCTCAGTTCGGATTGGGGTCTGCAACTCGACCCCATGAAGTCGGAGTTGCTAGTAATCGCAGATCAGCAGTGCTGCGGTGAATACGTTCCCGGGCCTTGTACACACCGCCCGTCACGTCACGAAAGTCGGTAACACCCGAAGCCGGTGGCCCAACCCCTTGTGGGAGGGAGCTGTCGAAGGTGGGACTGGCGATTGGGACGAAGTCGTAACAAGGTAGCCGTACCGGAAGGTGCGGCTGGATCACCTCCTTTCTAAGGAGCATCTAGCTGCCGCAAGGCAGCCAGAGCCACTACGCAGGCACACGTCCTGCGGTGGTCAGCTCATGGGTGGAACGTTGATTATTCGGCACACTCAGTCATCTCGGGCTGCCAGTACTGCTCTTCGGAGCGTGGAAAGCTGATCACGAGTGGCGAGGGTGTCGGGCACGCTGTTGGGTGTCTGAGGGAATGAATTTTTCCTCGGGTGCCGGCCCCAGTGAACTCGCCGTGTGACGGTGGGGTGATGGGTGGCTGGTCGTTGTTTGAGAACTGCACAGTGGACGCGAGCATCTGTGGCCAAGTTTTTAAGGGCGCACGGTGGATGCCTTGGCACCAGGAACCGATGAAGGACGTGGGAGGCCACGATAGGCCCCGGGGAGTCGTCAACCAGGCTTTGATCCGGGGGTGTCCGAATGGGGAAACCCGGCAGTCGTCATGGGCTGTCACCCATACCTGAACACATAGGGTATGTGGAGGGAACGCGGGGAAGTGAAACATCTCAGTACCCGCAGGAAGAGAAAACAACCGTGATTCCGGGAGTAGTGGCGAGCGAAACCGGATGAGGCCAAACCGTATGCGTGTGAGACCCGGCAGGGGTTGCGTATACGGGGTTGTGGGATCTCTCTTTCACGGTCTGCCGGCCGTGAGACGAGTGAGAAACCGTTGATGTAGGCGAAGGACATGCGAAAGGTCCGGCGTAGAGGGTAAGACCCCCGTAGTCGAAACGTCAGCGGCTCGTTGGAGAGACGCCCAAGTAGCACGGGGCCCGAGAAATCCCGTGTGAATCTGGCGGGACCACCCGCTAAGCCTAAATATTCCCTGGTGACCGATAGCGGATAGTACCGTGAGGGAATGGTGAAAAGTACCGCGGGAGCGGAGTGAAATAGTACCTGAAACCGTGTGCCTACAAGCCGTGGGAGCGTCGCTGTGTGTGCTTGCACATACAGTCGTGACTGCGTGCCTTTTGAAGAATGAGCCTGCGAGTTTGCGGTGTGTTGCGAGGTTAACCCGTGTGGGGAAGCCGTAGCGAAAGCGAGTCCGAACAGGGCGGTGGAGTAGCGCGCTCAAGACCCGAAGCGGAGTGATCTAGCCATGGGCAGGTTGAAGCGGCTGTAAGAGGTCGTGGAGGACCGAACCCACCAGGGTTGAAAACCTGGGGGATGACCTGTGGTTAGGGGTGAAAGGCCAATCAAACTCCGTGATAGCTGGTTCTCCCCGAAATGCATTTAGGTGCAGCGTCGTGTGTTTCTTG contains:
- a CDS encoding sporulation protein — protein: MAFKKLLASLGAGGASVETVLTEVNVVPGGVVQGEVRIQGGSVDQEIQGVSVGLQAKVEVEGHDDQEYKQNIEFTKQPLGGAFQLQANAVHAVPFGLEIPWETPITMIDGQALRGMNIGVTTELAIARAVDSGDLDPINVHPLPAQKALLDAFIQLGFRFKSADMERGHIRGTRQKLPFYQEIEFVPPQQYRGLNQVELSFVADANAMDVILEMDKKPGLFSEGSDTFRSFQVGLHDFQGTDWVAYLNQWLSEVGSKRNWF
- a CDS encoding YbhB/YbcL family Raf kinase inhibitor-like protein, which encodes MTELKRRPLPHDFHPPVPSFTVTSEHVQEGATLKDAQVYAAGNTSPQLRWEGFPPETKSFAVTCYDPDAPTGSGFWHWVLFDIPVSVTELPEGAGSGKFEGLPEGAVHARNDYGTKDFGGAAPPPGDGPHRYVFTVYAVDQEKLGPDSDASPAFVGFNLRFHVLARAQLIGEYEVPAEA
- a CDS encoding SPFH domain-containing protein; protein product: MEPVIIVLIILVVLVFIALIKTIQVIPQASAAIVERFGRYTRTLNAGLNIVVPFIDTIRNRIDLREQVVPFPPQPVITQDNLVVNIDTVIYYQVTDARAATYEVASYIQAIEQLTVTTLRNIIGGMDLERTLTSREEINAALRGVLDEATGKWGIRVNRVELKAIEPPTSIQDSMEKQMRADRDKRAAILQAEGVRQSEILRAEGEKQSQILRAEGEAKAAALRAEGEAQAIRTVFESIHAGDADQKLLAYQYLQMLPKIAEGDANKLWIVPSEIGDALKGLSGAMGNFGPMGGGSGNGGATGGQGTERREKPTLD
- a CDS encoding DNA-3-methyladenine glycosylase — encoded protein: MIATPDRTPLPRAFFDRPVLEVAPDLLGRILVRTTPDGPISLRLTEVEAYDGPNDPGSHAYRGRTPRNDVMFGPPGHVYVYFTYGMWHCMNLVCGPDGEASAVLLRAGEIVEGAELARKRRLSARSDKELAKGPARLATALDVDRALDGTDACASGETPLRILAGTAVPSDQVRNGPRTGVAGDGGNGDVHPWRYWIADDPTVSPYRAHVPRRRRS
- a CDS encoding HNH endonuclease, with translation MRDTLVLNASFEPLSTVTLNRAVVLVLQDKAVVEQAHPELRMRGAAVDIPAPRVIRLCRYVRVPFRRQAPWSRRGVLVRDRHRCAYCGRRATTVDHVVPRSQGGQDTWLNTVASCAEDNHRKANRTPAEAGMPLLREPFEPTPADAMLLALGQDDFAALPDWLAQPAA
- a CDS encoding NfeD family protein gives rise to the protein MEIDPWVWWLIGAAVLGVGLVITTMPELGMLAVGAIAAAVAAGAFGGDAVIQVVVFAVVSTALIAVVRPIAARHRAQRPQLATGVEALKGKQAVVLERVDGSGGRIKLAGEVWSARSLDTGRAYEVGQEVDVVDIEGATAIVM